TCACCGTTACAGATAACACAGTAAACTGGATTAGTGCACGTGGCAGCCACATGTCCTTTCTTTGCACATTTTGAGCACTTGATCCCTGACTTGGTGTCATctcctttctcttcttctccaagtCCATCTACTGTCATCTGGAAATCCATCCCAGCTTTCCCCCTCGATCCTTCTTTCTGTTCACCATCACGTGTTATCACCTTCTTTCCTTTATCCTCTTCCTTCACCACTTCTGCTCTTTGTGTACGCTCCTGCCACCTACGCCATCCCCCTCTGCCTCTCAGGGACTCCACCCTCACGTCCACCCTTGATCCTCCTGGCCCCTGCAGACCTCTCTGGCTCCCAAAACCTTGTTGTTGCCCTTCCCTATTCCTCTCATTGCCTGACCCATCTCTTGATATAAATCTTCTTCCATACCCATCTCCTGCCCCTTCCCTGCCACCTGCTCTGGCCTCCATCTGTCTTCTCTGATTTCCTCCAAAGTGCCAGACGCCTCCTGAATCTTCTCTTTGTGCTCCCATTTCTAGTCGGTCCTAGTTAAACCGACCGTCATGTGCTCCCCTAGCTCCTGATATTCCTCTTGTGCCAAACCCTCTCCTCAacattcttccttcttcctcttcctcctgacAATCTGTTCTCTCTCTGTGACACTCGACAGCTGTGGTTAGAATGCCAAAGGGTGCTTGTTGCACAGATGAGTTGCTATTAATCACAGAGGCTGGCGCCCCCTTTACCCCAGGCAGCCCAAACACCACCTTGATTCTTGGGCAGACATTTAATATCTTGCCTTTTGAGCTTCCCTCCATTATTAAGAAGCTGACTTAAATCATTTGTACATTGGAAAACTGCATGTGGTCCCACATGAATGAAACCAGTTTTACCCACCCAAGTTATTGATTTCCCTGAGTTAATCTTTGGAactttttgaaatttgaattcaaactttgTCTTCTTTGTTGAGCACTTCTTCTCCATTGTGTTCATCCTTAACTTCACTGAATCAGCCTCCCCTATGTAGTTATCCTCATACATAACTTTTGATTCTTCCTCCAAAAAAATATCTAGACTTCTCTGATCCAATGGATGGACCACCTCACGCAGATCTTTTACCATGATGTCACCTAGTGACATTTTCAAAGGGTAATTTCTCTGAGGTAAAGGACCTTTCCATGGTTTGATCATATGTCCAGGTTTTTTGTCTTTGCCCTTTCTTCTATCTTTGCTTTCCTGCTTCTTAACTAATTTTATTCCCTTTTCTCTAGATCCACTGCTAGAGAGTTCTGTTCTTTCCTCTAGGGAAGAACAGCTTCTCTCCTCAGCCACTATACTTTCCATTTTCATCTTATCACTTTCTTCCTccctttcctcctcctcgtcagaACTGTCCTCATTTGCTAAGGCCCAGAATCGAGAGCCAGTCTCATTCCTTCGGAGACCTTGCAAAGGATCCTGCGATTTTTTGAAtcgcttcttctctctctcactctgTTCCTCCTTTTCCATTCCTCCTCTTTCCCTTAGAACTTCTGAATCTTCAAAATTTTCCCTGGCCAAGACTGACTGTACCTTCTTCGTGCTGCAAAGTTGCTCTGCGGGTGCTAATCGTGGTGCTAGCGTTAAACGCCGTCTACTTTGATTAGTAGATATGCCCCTGTCCCCTTTTTCCTTTGCAAAACTTGCAATGACAAAAGACCGAACACCTTGTGTGCACGACCCTTTacaggaagaggaagaacaaAGGTGAGGTTGCTGTTGTACCTGGTGTTGACGTCCTTTGGAGAAGACATGGTCCAGAATCCGCGCTTGTTCGTCAGCTCGCACCACACCAGCTTCAGCATCATTCTCCCTGTCCCCTCCTTCCAGCTTCCTCGGCCTCCCGTTGCCCACAGCGCCATGAGACCCCGCCTGCTCCTCAGCGCCCGTCGCCGACACATCGCAAgatcctcctccgtccgccTGGATGTCCTGCGGTGAGAACACGCCGCGAGCCCTCCCTCCTGCGGTCTGGCCGTCTTGCTCGTCGGGGCCACCTTGCTCTACGGGCTCCGCCGGAGGGCGGGCCTTTGCCCGTTCAGACGTGGGTGTGGCCATCAGTGCTCTGCCTTGATGTGTCATTGGTCAACACAATAGGATAATCGACTTGCATTGGATGTATGCATGCTGTGTTGTGTGCAGATTCATATGATCGTTTTTGTTCCAAATGGAATGTATTCCTGGCATTTCCTATAGAAAGTTTTTCCGGTTTCAAAATAAAATCTCGGCGTCTGTTCATTTTCTTTGGATCCACGGGTCCCACTGCTTAGTGACAGCTGAAGCAGACTAAGGGTGCATGCTGCCATCAGCCGTCATCTTCCTCAGTTCATGCGACTACGAGCTCGCGCCGCCATGGGTGACGCGAGGGGAAAGCTGAGGGTCGCCCAGTGAAGTGTGAAAGCTAGAGAGGTGACAGACTCacctttttctctctcccttcctGTCCTGCTTCACCTTCGCCGTTTGTTACCGTCCCCCTCAGTACTACGCACACAATCTGTTCGACGGAATGTCTGCTCAAACTTTTGTTTCACTGCAACTAGATGACTATGTTGGAGCAGGGCGGACCCAGAAAATGACTAAGCCCCGGGCTGAAATAGTGGTCTGTGGGTGACCTGGGCCTGCTGGGCCTTTTTTTCTTCAATAAAGATCACAGAAATTTAACTGTCCTAAGGGGACAATCTGGGCTGGACCTGGGCTGCAGCCCCAAGCCCGGGTCCTGGATCCGCCCCTCTGTTGGAGTAACTCCTATTCTTGAAAGCATGCCCTCACTGGAAAAAGCATCTATCAAGCTTGGCGAAAACATGAGGATTTCTGTGACTTCTgtgataattgttgttctggaGAATGCACTAGTGACATGTGCTCCATATATTGTAATGCTCATGGCAGCAGAAACGgtgtttgttttcttcttgGAGGTTTCTGAAGCACGACATATTTGGAATTGAAAGCTCCGCTGAAATGATACACTTACActtcatttcatcttgcttgctCAAATCCAGAATCATCACATCACGCTACGTTGGATTAAATCATTAACTGCTGCTACATTTCACTTTGTACAGGTTACATTCAAAAAACATATGAAATGCTGCCCTACATTTATTAATCTATAAACTTTGCTACTCATTGGCTTGTGTTTGGTTGCCGACCTGCATATGCTACTTTGCTTTCTTCGACACACTCCAATTCTTGAGAAACTCATTCTTCAACTTTGTAGGGTAAGATATGTCTTCTGAACATTAGTGGTGTTGCCTTTATAGAACCATTATGTAGGATTGATCTTTCAACGTGTGGAAATGGCAGGCGGCAATCTTATGGAACAATTGCTTACACTAAGACAATATAATTGAAGTTAGATGTCCAATAATCGATGAAAGGGTTGAAAACATTTTGAAGATATTATGTTCCTGCAGCAGTTGCCTCGATCATGTTATCGTCCAATTAATTTGAAATGCAAGTTTAATTTGAGTTTCTTAACATTTTCCAACAGTATATTTATGTACTTTCCCTTTCTATGTATAAAGTTGTAAACCTCCCAGAGTAATTCAACAACTAGTGAGGGAAGTTCAGTTTTGAAAGCTAGAAATTCCCattatttaaatatttttttcccaaaacaTAACTACCTTGGAATGCATGTTTTGGTCAAAAGTGTCAAGTATCTCTTGATACCAAAATACGCAGCTCTCATGCATATTCTAGAAAAAACATGTGACAAATATTAACATCCTTAGTTTGGAATATTTATTGCCCTCTTTTTTCCTATTGAATTCCCCATGTGTGGTTATTTACAAAATTTGCATCAATAActgtttagttttgcacttTTTTCCTACTCAATCCCCCATTGTGTGATTGTTTACAAAACTTACATCATTACCCATGTCAGTTGTGCACTTCTTTTCCTACTGAATTCCCTGAAACGTGATTATTCACGACAACTGTTACGTAAGTAGTCGTGGAATATTTTAAATAGGATGGCTTATGGAAAGAATTGTTGTATAAACAATATCTGAAAGATGATCTTTGATTCATATGAGCTTTAAGGGAGGTACTCTCATTTTACTTGAGTGATGAAGTTAGAGAATATTTTTATACCTTCGGCTTCTACGAAGGTGGAAATGGAAAAGTGCAAGTTTCTGGGATGATATAAGGTAGGCAAATAACCTTTAGCTTAGAAATATCCCGGGCTttataatatttcttttagTAAACAATACTGAGTTGTTTGAAAAAGGCTGAGATTGTATCAAATTTACATGTACTCTGACTGGACAAATTTTAGAGGCTTGGAAATCATTAAAGATGAATTCTTAAGGGTGCCTTTGAGTAAGATGAAAACGAATTAATTAGGATTTTAACCAGAACTAAAAGTTTCATTTAGGTTTTCCACATAAGTCTGGAGAAAACAAAATTCCTGGAAAACACAAGGTGTTCCTGTATTATTTCATAGAAAAAGAGCATTTTAACCAAAGATAACTTTGTTCAAAAGAGGGTGGAAATGTTATGATCAACGTCATTTGTGATAACAGGGACTCACTAGATCATTTGTATTTTCATTGTCCATGGGCAAAATTCGTTTGGAATGTAATTTCTATGGCTTTTAGATTGCCTCCTAAACCATACCTTCCTCACAGCTTTGTGATCACTGGATTAGGAAGTTTTTGGACTCTTTGGAAAAACTTGAAACGCGTTGCGTTTTAATAGGATGCCTGAAGACCCTTTTTCGATCTTTTTCAGGCAAGCCATTTTTTTGAAATCTTGGTCTgtgttgcaaaaaaaagaacaaaacagGGAGTTGCTGGAGTGGGGCGCAAGACTGCTTGGACAAAACGTGAGGGAGGTCTTTGATGCAGCAAAAGGATGGTGCTCGATCACGTAGAGTATTCAAGATCAGGGGAAGCTATGAAGATAGTAAGCTCAAACTAGACGATTCCTCGAGTGGTGGTGGAATAATCAagacaaaagaaaaggtttaTGTGGAGTGTCACTTCGTGGTTGTACAGGTGAGATGCGAGTGAATGTGGCCTTTTTGGTATGCTGGCTGTTTGTTTTTTAGCAAGGCAAAACCTGTTGTTTTCTTTCTGTACTCTCAGTTGTTTTTCCTTTTAAATGGTCGGTCAGGCTGAACTTTGGTGAGGCTACCGGTTCTGTTGCTTCTTTTGCTTAGTTGTTGTTGTTTTATTGTGTAATCGTCGATGTGTTGATGCACCATGTGCGTGTGCCTAATTGGCCCGCGTTGTAACAACATACTATCTTTCTTCTTCTAAATACAAcgatgcgcagctctcctgcgtattctcaaAAGTTGTTTTCCCTTTTGATCCTTTTAGTATGTACTTATTCCCTTGTAGTCTTGGATGGTTTTCCTTTTGAATCTGTTTGTATCTCGTGTTGCTTGTTCCTAAGATTGGCTAGCTAAAACGCAGTAGCTCATCAaacttgtgaattgtgattgtCTCCCTCATCTCTTGACCCTGCAGCAATGCACTATGAACACTTCTGCATATCATCGGTCCTGCAAAGATATAagtcatgatttttttttcacgaaACGTGAAGCAAGAGCTGCTCCTGGCCCTGCACAGAAGTGATGCAACAAAATAAGCGCGAAAAATGTCCAATGCAATGTCTCCCTATACACTGCACTATGGAGTAATAACAGTGCTggaacttttttcattttgtacttGTAAAATTTAGGCCATCGTTGGAATCTGGAACCACACTACTTTGCCGTGAATGATGTAAGTTTTGCAACCAAGACACACATATTGTGTACTTCATCATCGCTCCTCTTCTGGGTTTGGGGCTTGCCGCTGGCTCAACCTGCCCACCTAGCTCGTCTCCATAGCAGCATATGACTATATGAGCTGGACTTCACAGAACTTGTACTTGGGCCAAGCTCGAAAGTAAATCAAGTTATAGTGTGAGACCACCAACAaaggattttttattttaaccctttttaacTAATTTTTTAATAATAGTCAATACCAAACTATATTTCTAAGAAATAGCCCTTTTAATCAACCAAACATTATAGTGTGACGAATACATAAGTCATCCATATATATTGGCGTGATCAAACTCCCACACCGATGTGAACGGTGAGTCACGCCATATGCAATGGCATGATGTCACTCATGTTGACATGCAATTTTGATATTTTACGTCGAACCGATGCACCTCAGTTTTTTCAACTTCTCAATTTGCATGCTTTACAAAATATGACTCTACATCTCTGAATTTTTTGGTTGAAGAGATTTGTTCTTCATTTCTATCTTCACAGGGCAGACTTACGGAGGGTTGAGTGAGGGCACACGAACTTCACTCAATAGTTTTAGGTTAAGGAAACCAACAAATATTCACCATGTTTAAGCTTTGTAAATTTACACATTCTTGAGGTATGTCCTCACTCAAAATTTGTGTTAGGTCCGCcccttcttttatttttccttttcctttctcctaACCAAATGAATGCATAAACAGTTAAACACTGGCCCACATCCATTGAATCCAGGCTCCCGTGCCTCCCTCGCTCACTCACTTGTCTCTCCCTCGCTCACTCAAGAAAATAAAGACGGTGGTGCTACTAGGGTTTGATGAATCTATATAGATGGTATGATCCCCTTCAAAATTTCTGGTAGTTAAGGCTCCTCCTTCAAACCTTAATATCTCTGCTATTCAATGTTACTATGCATTAGATTTGGGGAGAAATACACGTGAACGGAAAGAATGATTTAGTCCATAGCACTATTGTCCATTCAtctagaaaatgaaaagaaatgagTAAAATAGAGAAATGGAGAAAAAATCTCTAAATTAAAATAATTGCAGGCAAAGATGGGATCAAagtttaaaaaatagaaaatatcaaaatttcaGCCGGTGGTGGTGTCCGGTGTTCAGGAGCGCGAGGACGCGGCGGACGAGCCCGACTCGGACAGTCCGATCGAATATCGATTCCGACTAGGAAAAGCGATCGTCCGAACCTCGCCTCCCGGGCCCACATACATATCAGCAATAAAGCGATCCCGCTCCgactcgcctccgcctcctctgtctcttcctcctctccccgcgTCGTCCGCCGCCACGAGCCCAGCACCGCCTGCCTCCGCACaaaccagcgccgccgccgacctccatCTCCGCACCAAAACAGCGCCCTCCGCGAGTTCCACCTCATCCATGGCGCCTGTCGGAAAGCGCCTTCCCTCCCTCACGGAGGGCGAGCTCCTTGCCGCACGcctgcgccgtcgtcgtcgcgtgCTCCGCGCGCTCCCGGCCGCGCCCAAATCGGCGAGCGCACCCTGCGCCGCCGCACTCGCGAGATTAGATTCGTACAAGCGCCTGAGGACGATCGGGGAGGGGGCGTTCGGCGCCGTCTCGAAGGCGCGCGACAGCCGCACCGGCGAGGTGGTGGCCATCAAGTGCCTGCGCGAgaagggaggcggcggggaggcggcggcgctcctgcGGGAGGCCGCGCTGCTCGCGGCGTGCGCCGCCAACCCCGCCGTGGTGGCGTTCCGGGAGGTGGCCCGCGGCGGATCGGGGCCGGAGGACCTCCACCTCGTCATGGAATTCGTCGGCCGGAGCCTCTACGACGTCATcagcgagcgccgccgcctcaacCTCCCGTTCAGCGAGTCGGAGACGCGACGCGCCATGGCGCAGCTGCTGGCCGGCGTGGGGACGATGCACGCCCACGGCATCGTGCACCGCGACCTCAAGCCCGGGAACGTGCTCGTCGGAGAGCGCGACGGCCGGCTCAAGATCTGCGATCTCGGCCTCGCCAGGTCCgtcgccgcaccgccgccgctggacgCGGAGCTCGAAGGCACGCCCGGATACATGGCGCCGGAGGTGCTCCTCTGCGAGAAGGGCTGTGGAAAGCCCGTCGACGTTTGGGCGCTGGGGTGCATTATGGCCGAGCTCGTCGCCGGGCAGTCGCTCTTCCCAGAAGACGACTTGTGCAAGCAGCTGGTGAATATCATCGACCTCCTAGGGATCCCCGACGATGTGTCGTTGATGCCACTGGgcatcacggcggcggcgccgagcaaGCTGCGGGACAAGGTGCCAGAGGAGCAGCTGTCGGCGGCGGGCTTCGATGTCCTTCGCGGACTGTTGCAGTACCACCCCAAGGACAGGCTCACCGCCGCAGCGGCGCTGCAGATGCCGTGGTTCGGATGACTACTGATGATGCTGCAGCGACTTGAAGATGACTGTAGTGTTAGGTTGCTGAAGTAGACTAGATTATTTGCCCTATGTCGTCAGCGTGTTTATTTGATGATGCAGTGGGTAAAGGATAGGGTTTAGGTGCAGAATTCTGTTGTTCTTCAGATTGTGTTATTGCAAAAGTGCAATCCCAATCTCCCTTGTAACTGAATTGAAATCCAtactttatatatttatatacgaTATTGAAACCATGCTTGTTATGTTTGTAATTTTGTTATGCAAATGAGACATGCAACCACTCCGAGGGCCATCGCCTCTCACGTCCCGGCATCAATGGATTCAACAGTGCAGCGATGGTGTTAATTGGACTCCACAGTTCACAGATCACACAAAGCGATTTAACAATGTAATTGTTCGAACACAAACTGTGGAAATTACATATTTGATTCATACTAGCTAGGTACAGCTTTCTTTCTGAATTTCTATAACCTTCGTTTAAACATGATGCATCCCCTTGCACAAGAGATAAATAAGGGAGGACGTAAAATGACAAGGAGAACACTAAAAACAGGGCCTTCACAGTCCACATTTCTCATCTCTGTATGCAACATATACCACCCGCTCCAACAGGTGGTGTGCAGAGTGGTGAGGGGGGCGGTAACGAACGGCGAAGCTGAAGCAGGAGAGAATTGGGGAGGCGAGAACAAGGAGAATCTGTGTCACCACGCTAGCATCTCACACCTTACTTGGCCTGCCCCGGGGCAGCTTCCCAGCTCGTCACCCGCGGCAGCGCGAGCGATCACGCAGTCACAGGAAGACAGTCGCACAGTGCAGACGACAGACTGCCCCGTCAGTTACCTTCTCCAGACAGGACCCTTGGATTGAAAGAAAATGAACGGACGCCAAGATTTTAATTTTAAACCATAGCATTTCTATTGGAAAAAGTATATACACTGGCCTAGCAGGCTAGCACGTTGTGGCACTCGCTTGGAAACTATGTATGGAAGTGTTGACAGAGTACAGTTCTTGGTCAGCTTGAGCCTCACATCCGTCATGCACACAAGTGTTGACAGAGTACAGTTCTTGGTCAGCTTTGGATTAACTATCTGCACAGAGAGCACCAAAGACGTTCAcccatttttttaagaaaaggtCAGCAGCAAATCAAAACAACCACCGAGGATGTTCCAGGCCAATTCACCGCAGAAAAAGGAATAGCCCCTCCAGCAATCACAGGCACTTTCAGTAAAATAATTTGTGCAAAAAGAAAGGGGTACAGCATAACTAAACAGTCCGCtatccaaattataagtcattccaattttCATGGAGAATCAAaatatcttaagtttgaccaaatttatacaataaagtactaatattcATGCAACCATATaaataccattagtttcttcattaaatatattttcatagtatatctattcggtgccataaatatttatttattcattaaatatattttcatagtatatctattcggtgccataaatttttgtaattttgatcaaacataaaatgatttgactctccaagaaaattggaatataatttgactctccaagaaaattagaatgacttacaatttggaataatttggaacggagagagcaTCATGTAAAGGCTCCCGAAATTTGTTGTTGCCACATAATTCACATCCATTCTGCGCTCATCAATGAGGCGAAAACTATAGACATGCATAATGCTTTCTACATCAAAACTCTATATGCCCAGGCCTACCTATAGTTCAATCCTACCCGAATTACAACCTCAACAGCTCCAATCTAACAGAATAGCCCATAGTTGATCTCCAACCATCAATTGATCCATTCCTCCAAAAATGTCACCCTGGTCTCAATCGAACGATCCAGCCCAAGTATACAATATGTTCTCAAGCAATGATCCTTAGCTACCTCAGTTAAATCATAGTCTCTTCTGCTTGGCCACTTGAGTCCGTCTGATTAGTTGCTCTAGCTTCTTCCATTTCTTCTTCACTCTGGAACTGACTTTCTAGAACATCATTTATGTTATCAGGTGGGCACTGGTCCGCATGGTTCCTAGTGTTTGTCTGGCAGAAGCACTCTGGCCACGAGTTCGTGTAGAAAGACTCTGGATGGATTCGCTTGTGGGGGCCACCGAAATGTGTGTTGAACATGACCTGCCTGATCCTCTGCTCAAAGCCAGCAGTACGGCCTTGGGCCCTGTCGATGAATATCGGGGCAAGGGCCTTCCTGTTTGGTGTGATTGTTGTCCGGAAACCGTAGTACAGGCGGTGGCCCATGAGGTTGTTTGCAAAGTTGCTTGGGCCATCATATGTGGGTATAAAAATGTCTGACAGGAGACAGACCATGTAATCAACAGCCGATCCTGCTAGCCCTTGGGTATTTTCTTCCAGCTTTCCGGGTCCAACCGTGCTGTGGTTCTCCAGACGTGGAAACATAGCCTTGAATGGCTTCATGAAACGTTTCCCACCAAAGAGCTCACCAGAAGCAAGGTAAATGCGCGTTGTATTGTCAAATCCCATAGCACGTAGAATAAGACCTACCTGCACAACAATATAAATAGAGCCTTTGATTACTTCAGTCGTTTATGCAATGTCAGGTATGTTATTGATTTTTCACTCTTTCACTTATTTTTCTGCTTTAGTAAGAAATAATATTCACCTATATATTTTTCAACTTTGCTCCATATAATCATTTTGTATCAACTAAAATGATTCGTTAATGTTAAGAGTACAGAATGTTACATGATGTTCAACCAATCATGGAAACTAGAACAGCATTCATACACACAAACCATCAACGGGGAAAACAAAATGATGTAGATCACAGATTGCTTAGGTAGAAGTAGAACGGCAAACTGTTCACAATACATGAAGGAAAGGTACAGAGAATAGTACATCCAACAAGCATGTGTATTCATGTCTGCTAATTTTAGAATATGACCCATTGTTGATTGTTTAAAATGAAAATGTAATGTAAATGCAAAAATGTACAAATGTACCCATGGAGTTCGGCTAAAAAACTGAACTAGGATGCATGTGAGTACATGAAAATGTAAAAAAACTCTTGGGAAACCACCCAGAGACGTTCCAAACTGTACTCAAGTACCATACCATAAGCATCAAAACCACTACGTTTACCTAAATAGGTATTCAGCTTAAATTTGCACCCCATTCAAAGCAACTAACTTTTGATTTGAAAACACAAAACAAGCATTAGCTCTTAAGAAACATCTAGCAAAAGTCTACAAGAAGATTCAGTACCTCTTCTGGAGTTAAAGGGCACTTTCCAATGAGCCTTCTTTCCCTGGGGATAAGTATCTTTTCTGCAAAATGTTCTTTCCTGTACTTCAACAGAATTTTCTGTTCTTGAGGCCTGAATATGTCGATGCACCTGCAATTTTCATTTTGGTGTAAGGTAAAGAAAATGGCACAGCAAGTAATGGCAACTGCATCAAGTTTCATGCACAGGTTATCAATGGTAGTCAAGATCAATGAACTATACAGTGCGTAATGATACTGTTTGATTATATATATGAATTTATTCAGAACTAAgtgattatttttaataataatttaattgaatccATACCCAGCAAATGCAAGCATATCCAACTCAAAACGAAGATGAATTGACATGAAATGGCCTTCTGAGCGGAGCTTGGTCACTATCTCACTGCTTGTTTTCATGATATGTGGCTTGAATCGTAGTGCGTGATAATTCACCCTGCATCTCAATCTCTGGAGCTCTGGATCATCAATATCTTCTGCCAAACGGTGTGAAAATGGAGTTAAATATACAGCCCCATatttcttcatcttctccaaaGCAACTGTTGCATACCAAGATACTGGTGCATCTCTAGGTGGTCGAATCTGTCATGACAAAGAGTGTCCCATGAGTACAGTATGCTCCTAACAATTTGACCTTTTAAAGATAGGGAAACGATAATAGTATAACTGAATTCAGTGTGCTTTCAATTTATTCACCTGATGTGCCTTGAGCTTCTTGGTCTTTCCATTTGCAGTCATTTCTGGAATGCTCATAACAATTCGAACATCATATTTCAATGTCTTGATGAAGTGGGGAACATCATAAATACCTACAAAACCACTGGGTGCATATATAAATGCAGAAGATAAGTAAAC
This genomic window from Setaria viridis chromosome 8, Setaria_viridis_v4.0, whole genome shotgun sequence contains:
- the LOC117833488 gene encoding O-fucosyltransferase 1; this encodes MRRDPGSEASLRRRRGPARLWVAVAALVAGTIWLCSSSSVGLFGASYRVQDVDVNKLWRTADSNGWRASSAPRTYWSPPPTESESSGYLRVRCNGGLNQQRSAICNAVVAARIMNATLVLPELDTNSFWHDESGFVGIYDVPHFIKTLKYDVRIVMSIPEMTANGKTKKLKAHQIRPPRDAPVSWYATVALEKMKKYGAVYLTPFSHRLAEDIDDPELQRLRCRVNYHALRFKPHIMKTSSEIVTKLRSEGHFMSIHLRFELDMLAFAGCIDIFRPQEQKILLKYRKEHFAEKILIPRERRLIGKCPLTPEEVGLILRAMGFDNTTRIYLASGELFGGKRFMKPFKAMFPRLENHSTVGPGKLEENTQGLAGSAVDYMVCLLSDIFIPTYDGPSNFANNLMGHRLYYGFRTTITPNRKALAPIFIDRAQGRTAGFEQRIRQVMFNTHFGGPHKRIHPESFYTNSWPECFCQTNTRNHADQCPPDNINDVLESQFQSEEEMEEARATNQTDSSGQAEETMI
- the LOC117834375 gene encoding putative cyclin-dependent kinase F-2, coding for MAPVGKRLPSLTEGELLAARLRRRRRVLRALPAAPKSASAPCAAALARLDSYKRLRTIGEGAFGAVSKARDSRTGEVVAIKCLREKGGGGEAAALLREAALLAACAANPAVVAFREVARGGSGPEDLHLVMEFVGRSLYDVISERRRLNLPFSESETRRAMAQLLAGVGTMHAHGIVHRDLKPGNVLVGERDGRLKICDLGLARSVAAPPPLDAELEGTPGYMAPEVLLCEKGCGKPVDVWALGCIMAELVAGQSLFPEDDLCKQLVNIIDLLGIPDDVSLMPLGITAAAPSKLRDKVPEEQLSAAGFDVLRGLLQYHPKDRLTAAAALQMPWFG